One Aethina tumida isolate Nest 87 chromosome 5, icAetTumi1.1, whole genome shotgun sequence genomic window carries:
- the LOC109604569 gene encoding leucine-rich repeat flightless-interacting protein 2 isoform X6 → MSNCRDILSTGMQEMLNCLAEARLFAKRQARAEAREIRMRELERQQKEQEENADRQFDMLAASDPVGAAGARIAASRPAVVGAGAAVVANHRYLSSRRSSEDSLEDGGGATLRDIRNEMKELEEKFRKAMIANAQLDNDKSAQTYQLELLKDRLEELEEEHSQLRREHRDKCREHEQLKRVCGKLKDDLAVTRYELEERDRLIAEKGLVIVGEDSPPDEEGATTPRKALVTAENAQLLREAGDGSLDVRLERFAKEKTELQDQISHLKLELEEERSKRRKSSAAGSLNGPLSDYDTDDLQREASKQLADWKFRAQKAEQDVATLQATVARLESQVIRYKTAAEISEQSEEALKSEKRKLQREAREAMSRAEELETSNTHLLKRLDKLKNAKSALLKEL, encoded by the exons ATGAGCAACTGTCGAGATATCTTGTCAACAGGCATGCAAGAAATGTTAAATTGCCTA GCGGAGGCGCGGCTGTTCGCCAAGCGCCAGGCACGCGCCGAGGCCCGAGAGATCAGGATGCGGGAGCTGGAACGGCAGCAGAAGGAGCAGGAGGAGAACGCCGACCGGCAGTTCGACATGCTGGCCGCGTCCGATCCCGTGGGGGCGGCCGGTGCGAGGATCGCCGCCTCGCGACCGGCCGTCGTAGGGGCGGGCGCCGCGGTCGTCGCCAACCACCGGTACCTGTCGTCGCGACGCAGCAGCGAGGACTCGCTGGAGGACGGTGGCGGCGCGACTCTCAGGGACATCAGG AATGAGATGAAGGAACTCGAGGAGAAGTTTCGGAAGGCGATGATCGCAAACGCtcaattggataacgataaatctGCTCAAACATATCAACTGGAACTTTTGAAAGATAG GTTAGAAGAATTGGAAGAGGAACACTCGCAGCTGCGACGCGAACACCGCGACAAGTGCCGGGAGCACGAACAGCTGAAGAGGGTGTGCGGCAAGCTGAAGGACGACCTGGCGGTGACGAGGTACGAGCTGGAGGAACGCGACCGGCTTATTGCCGAAAAGGGCCTGGTGATAGTGGGTGAGGACTCGCCGCCGGACGAGGAAGGCGCCACGACGCCCCGAAAGGCCCTCGTCACCGCCGAGAACGCCCAGCTGCTCAGGGAGGCGGGTGACGGCAGTTTAG ATGTGCGGTTAGAGAGGTTCGCCAAGGAGAAGACGGAGCTCCAAGATCAAATTAGTcacttaaaattagaattagagGAGGAAAGGAGTAAACGGCGAAAGTCCAGTGCGGCCGGAAGCCTCAACGGACCGCTGTCGGACTATGACACCGACGATCTCCAAA GAGAGGCGAGCAAACAGCTGGCCGATTGGAAGTTCAGAGCCCAGAAGGCGGAGCAGGACGTTGCGACGCTGCAGGCGACGGTGGCGCGGCTTGAAAGTCAGGTGATACGGTACAAGACCGCCGCCGAGATTTCCGAACAATCCGAGGAGGCTCTAAAATCGGAGAAACGCAAATTGCAGAGAGAG